The genomic segment GAATTACATTGATATGTTGTTGACTTGTTGTGttgtactccctccatcccaaattaccCGTGGAATCTCCGGAGGAATATCTCTCTCCAGTATCGGCTCCGGCGAGTCGATGCGGTGGCATGAAAGTTGGGATCATTGGAGGGTTTATGGCTATTTTTGCAAGTTTTATTGTTCTTGCATTTAATTAATTTGGCTAAGTTTTAAATAGTAGGGTTGTTTTTAATCAAACATGTAGTGCATGTTGTTGgtctttgtttatttattattagtaataTTTCATTTGTGgttttttttagttatatttgACATGTTATTGGAGACACTAATTAGGTTTTTGTTCAATTTTGCCATAATATTGGAGACATTAGCattactttctttctttctttggttttttgtttatttttatacattaatATTGTTTATATTATGCTCGTAAGCATAAATATAACTtgagaaatttaaaattgaaCGTTCACAACAAAATTTCAACTTCATCTCAATCTGATTTTAAGCCATGTCCAGACCTagagtaaaaaataattatatagtgAATGTGTATTTACGATTTATAAGTTCTGAAATATTTCACCGGATCATTCAATCGGTAAGAGCGACGGGCGGTGTGTACAAAGGACAGGGACGTAGTCAACGCAAGCTGATGACTCGCGCTTACTAGAAATTCCTCGTTGAAGACCAGCAATTGCGCCGGAGGCATGACCCGCCCAGTTAAAGTCAGGAGCGTATCACCGATAGAAGGGACGAGACAACCGGTGCACACTATAGGCGGTGTTCGGATGTGTGTAGAGGGTGGAGGTGGGATAGGGGGGTTGTTGGGGGGGGGgctactttttctttctttttcttatttattattgtgtGTTTCCTATGTGGATTATATTCCATaaaattcaagttcaaaaactTTATTACTTTCAAGCTGTTGAATCACAAGAAttctatgaatatatatatatacatatatatatatatatatatatgtatgggaATTAACATGATCAATCAGAAATTACTATGTTCGCGATTCTTCATCCTATACATAGAGACTTTTACAAACCTTTCAAGGCTTTTCATTTATCATGTTCTCTAATATTTTCTCACAATCTTCTTTacgtttatatttgtatatatatagtcaaagacataaatcaatcaTAGTTCATCACCATCTTGCCAGCTTTCAATTGATGACTTGCTATTGCATAACTGTTAATCTAAATTTTTGTTCAGGGGCTCGACACTTGTACACGTTCGACTAAATCTAAATTTACGTCAAAAAACTTCACATTAGAAGCTAAAACACTCCTTATTAAAGACAATTTCGTAGTCAAAGCTCGAAccgaataaaatatttttcatatatatatatatatataataaaaggaTTTAAGAAAATGACCACTTTTTCTTGTCAACCCATGTGACTTGGTCTATGCTCACCATTAGGAGAAAGAAAGGGTCAATATGAttgagaaaattattgaaatttgttgGTAAAATATTTgatcattaaaaataaattataagatgagaaatatttaaataaaaaaaaaaacaaagaacattAAAAAATTTGGTAAATATCATTagtctattttgattttttaaaaatgataaatatttttgaactatatattttgattaaatgtgcataaaagtgattaaaaaaaagttgaactTTTGACTCTTGATcctttatttcgtcaaatattatcatataaattaagacgaaaaatattataaaaaataaaaatatttacctAGGTCGACCTCGTTATAGCTTATGTAATAGGTTTACCTCTCCTATATAATTTGCAAGTTATAACATATGAACGGAATTTATTTCATGCGCATTCAAACAGTAGCGATGTAATTTCTAATTCTTATCTCACATTATGAGATAAGTATGCAGTTATTATTGTATCGTCCTAAAACCTCGCTAATTGATCTTTACGGATTCTCTGTTATACAAAGAATATATTATTAAGACTAGAATTtaagtttaaaattataaaaaatatgttatatCTTTCCTCTATTCCATTTTACTTAACgttcttattaaaaataattgttttgatttacttattcaatttataaaattaagataaatttatcatatttttttttatactatttCTATCACTAAATAATTATGTTAAGTATATATAATACTctaatttatacttttaaaacataactaataaatctaatttagtaaaaataagctCATAacaaaaattttcttcaaaaaattggCTAAGTAAACAagcgactactaaaataaacggAGAGAGTAGAAAGATAAAAACTGAAAAGTGAATGGAAagaactttagttgtttttgaggGGTTTGGGGTGGAGTGGGTGTGGGGGTGGGTGGGAACTGTTTTCCTTGTCTCAACTTGTTCTATTTTATTACATAATTACAGTATCTTCTGCTTCTCTGTTACTCACTTTTGACTTCTCATTTTAGTGCCATCCATTTGATAGTATTTATATGctcacatattttttttttgactttatctTTGCTTTCACACATACCCTTAACCCCCAACCCCCTACTCCCACCCCATCCcctccatttttttcttcatagcCTCATCTTTGTGTACCTTTTGTACCTTATTTCATGGATTAACCTCAAATAGACTTCAACTTGTAAGTCCCTTTTCTTGATCCATTCTTCTTGTGTATGCTTACTTTTGTAAAGATTTTTCATTAAGTTTTGTGTTTTCTTGATTTGTGTGCTtgttatgctatcagttataatctgtttttgttgtttaaatttgtttatatataaatcTACAGCTGAAATGGttaataaagattcaatctttatTGGTTAAATTTTATGGGGTTTGTCTCTTTTTTTGGTTATATACAAATTTATAGTTTTTTCTTACCCCCTCCCTAGGAGCTGCCACCCTTTTTGCTCTCTTGGTGACTCGAACTCACAACGGTATGTTGGAAGTGAGGGGTGCTTATCATCCAAGCAGCTCCCTCTTGTCTACAAATTTATAGAgattattgttgtattttttgggGGAAACTTTTTTGACTAGTTAAATGAGTCTTGAttatctgtcctgagccgggggtctatcgaaaatagcctatCTACTTCATCCGAGGTAGTGggatggactgcgtacactttaccctcccaaaccccactttgtgggaatacactgggtatgttgttgttgttgttgtaaatgagTCTTGATTATCTGTCATGAGCTAGGGGTCTATCGGTAACAACCTCTCTaattcatctgaggtagtggtacgaactgcgtacactttaccctccctagacccccaCTTTGTAGgaattcactgggtatgttgttgttttagtAAATGAGTCTTGATTAGTTTGCTGATTATGTTATCATGTGTTTTGTTGCCTGAATTGCTTATATTCAACTTTACAGTAGGGGTGAATAAAAATTCTATCTTTATTGGTTAAAATGTATGGGGTTTGTCTCTTTTTTGCTTATATacaattttacaaaaattattgcTTGTTTTTTTTCTCGAGTCTTGATATGCTACTATCATCTGTTTTTTTTGGTCTAAAATTGCTTATATGCAAATTTAAAGCTGATGGGGACAGTAAAGATTCAATCTTTATTGGTTAAACTTTATGGGGTTTGTCTCTTTTTTGGGTATATACAAATTTATAGAGATTATTGCTGTGTTTTTCTGTTCCTTTTTGACTAGTTAAatgctaagttgctcggactcttcaaaaatgtctacggATGCGTGTCAGATACTCCAAAGATaggtatttttgaaggatccaacacgggtgtggcaacatttttggagagtccgagcaacttaggttaAATGAGTCTTGATTAGTTTGCTGATTATGCTATGATCTGTTTTGTTGTCTAAAATTGGTTATATACAAATTTACAGCTGAAGGGGTCAATAAAGAGTCAATCGTTATTGGTTAAAATTTTGTGCTTTGTGCCTTCTATATATCTCCTCTGCATGTAGAGATGAGTGActaataagaaatttttttagcatcattgtcctttttccagttgCTGCCTTCATTTTTCGTGGTTCATTTTTGGAAAATAAAGGTTCTGGCATGGACTCGTGATGACTTTATTGCAAGTAGAAAATGATGTAAAATGACAAGGCTCTTGCTCTATGCAAGCAGAATTATCAGTCAATGTTTTTGTCCTTCGTGGCCAAAAGTTATCACCAACTTAGATTTTTTTTGCTTTGTTGCAGTTAACTATATGTGTTTGACTGTACAAAATGTTTGATTATGTTTCCAAGTCCCAAGATCTGGGCGGGCAGCAAAAAATGTTTGTAAGGTACTGAAATATCCTTTGTTAAGGTTATAATGCTTTGTTTCAGTCCACTTCTTTCCGCATGTATTCGGGGGTTGTATGTTCTTATGTTTTTGAGGTAGTTGGTCCACTAAAATATTTCGGGGGTTTATTTGATATGAAATGGCATTCAGAGTTGTGGGCTAAATATATTTGTTGCATAAAGAGCTGTTGAATATTCTGTGGTTAATCATTGCATTCTAGGTATTTTGCAGATTACATCTTACCCTCGCTGTCTTTGAAGATTGTTTTCAACACTCTTTTAGTTGGACTAGACATTTTTCGTATTAGTTAAAGATAACACATAAGATGTTACTTTTAGAATTTAAGCAGTTTATGGCCGATGAACAATGTATTTATGGCAATTTGTTGAGTTGATGATTTTTGCTTGAGTATCTCTACCTTCCTTTAGGCAGCTAATAACGCttcttcacttcttttttttagGTTGGATGACTTGGATTGCGGACTGACCTTAGCATCAGCATCGTAACAGCAAATGAATGTGGCTTCGTCATGCAAGCTTTAAAACACTCCGGCCTAGCAACTAGCAGCCCATCAAGGTCTTTTAAGAGAGGAATGAGAAAAGGGTCTGAAGGACTAAAGTCTATTGGTCGATCACTCGGTTTTGGTGTCTCTAAGGcagtatttcctgaagatctgaAAGTTTCGGAGAAGAAGATTTTTGATCCTCAAGATAAAATCCTTCTCTTGTGGAATAAGCTGTTTGTCGTATCATGCATTCTTGCCGTGTCTGTCGATCCACTATTTTTCTATCTTCCAGTTTTTGATAATAAGTCAAAATGCCTTCAGATTGATCGAAAGCTAGCTGTGATAGCCACAACGCTTCGTACCGTTGTTGATGCTTTCTATCTTATTCACATTGCACTTCAGTTTCGTACAGCTTATATTGCACCATCATCTCGGGTTTTTGGAAGGGGTGAACTTGTGATAGATCCTGGACAGATTGCTAAAAGATATTTGCGATCCTATTTTATCCTCGATCTTCTTGCCGTGGTTCCTTTGCCTCAGGTTTAAAGAAATGCTTTATATTTCTTTGGTGTCTCTTTAAATTGAAACTTTATTTCCTTTAGTAAATTACCACGGCTCTTATGGTCACTGGCTTATACTCTCTCCATCCCAATTTATGGCGCCGTTTGACTTGGCACAAATTTCAAGAAAGAAAGGTACACTTTTGAAATTTGTGCTCTAAAACAAACCTTAGATATTTGTGCGGCTAAAGTTAAATTCCTTCTAATTATATAAACATGACATCTTTCTTggatggactaaaaaggaaagtgtgCCACAGAAATTGGGACAAAGGGAGTATGTACTTGTTAAATGATTCTCTTCCTTTCCGTGTTAACGCACTGTCGATGAATGTTTTGATAGCCTTTTGTCTTTTTATTACTAAATTATTTCTCTATGAATCAGCCCATAGAGCTGCTTTTGATGAATTCCCTATCGTCATTCACTTTGCTTTTCGCTTTATGGATCTATACAGATTGTAGCTGGGAGATTCCTGCGGAGATCGACAGGTTCTGATGTACTGGCTACCAAACAAGCGTTGCTCTATATCATTTTGCTTCAGTATATCCCCAGATTTGTTCGAGTTATACCCTTAACGGCAGAATTGAAAAGAACTACTGGTGTCTTCGCTGAAACTGCATGGGCGGGTGCTGCATCCTATTTGCTGTTGTACATGCTTGCGAGTCACGTAAGCTACTTATTAAGTTCGTTGTCGAAATGATTGCATCAGTTCTTCTGCTAGGATAACCTATTCATTGGGTTGTTTTAAAATGTTACTCCCCCCATCCCTATTTAAGTGTCTTACAAACATTTTGATCTGTCCCAAAAAGACCGTatctttctatatttagtaagTTTTTCAATTCCAATATTCTACATGGcaagtttaagaccacaagatttaaagGACTGTACACATCTTGAATTTAAGACCGCAAGATTCAAAAGtattctcttttatttcttaaactccatgtccAGTCTAACTAAGACACTTAAATTGGGACGGAGAGAGTACTTATTTTGCGTTTTTTGTCAGTTTTTCGTCTCTGGATAGGTGGAAGTTCTAGTTTCCTGCTGTATTCTGTCATTTTGCAGATCATTATGAGGGGGGCATCTTTGTTAATATGCAATCTGTGTAAATAGCATCTTCCTCGTCTTAGATGTAGCTAAATCCGCATCCgcaaaataaaattaattgtCACTGAATCGATAATTGAAAAATAGGTGGAAAACTTCATAACAACTATATCTGTTGTATTGAATCAAAAGAAATGCAGCCATCAGCATGCTATCTATTTTCTGGTTGAAATGCCAGCATACAGAGTTTGCTGTTTCACTTTCCAGCTAGAATGTTGGAAATTGCTTTAAGTTACCGAACTagtttttagcaaaataagttagttaatttaggatgaatttgaattttgaatttaagttaggttgtttgatttgttgagacattttatttagtttaaattttgaatgttGCTGATTTTTCTATTGTAAGGTGGCTATTTAAAGCACCTTGATGTTCAATAAAATCATTGAATACTATTGAATGCTATTGAAAGTTATTCAATCCTTTGAGAGCCATTTTAACCCCCTTTTCGCTGCCCCATCTTTCTTTAAAAAAACCAACATAGAATAGATCGTTTACTTGTTGTACAAAGCATATGCAAATTAGATGGTTTTTCTTTGGAATTTCGGATCGTTCATCTTTACAAAACCATCGCAAAGGTTATCTTGAGGTGGATTTTGAACTCTTTACTGCCAAGGGTTAATGTCTTATGTAGATTATGAGCCAAATGAGCTCATACAGTGAGTCATACTTGTTTATTGTATGAATTAATTGGTTGTCATCCGTTTAACTTGTTCAGCCTTTTTTACCTTTCACGTATTTGCTAAAAACGTAACTAAGCAATAAAGTGTGGTCTCTATTAACATGTTAAGCTTTTAGATGAGATGTCACACACTTCAACCATTCAACGTGGTATCAAAGAAGGTTCCCGGAGAAAGAATCAGGCCCTCACGCTAAGGGCGTGTTAAAGACATAATTAGACAACTGAAAGAGTGCTCTCTCTCTAGCAGTTTAATCTTTTAGATGTTGATGGTCATGGTCACACCCTTCACCTGTAGTGATTTGTACTATTTTTCCATATAGTGTTCGGTGTCTCTTGTACGTCTTCAGTTCACGTGTATAACAATGCTCTTCTTTCTCCTTTAAGAAAACAAACTTCCTTACTTCCATTCTCATTCGTTCTTTTCAGATAGTTGGCTCCTTTTGGTATTTGCTTTCTGTGGAACGCTATGATACATGCTGGGAAAGAGCGTGTAAACATAATTCAAAATGCAACACCGATTTCTTGTACTGCGGCAATCAAGACATGACAGGGTATAATGCTTGGAGCATTATCAGTGAATCAGTTTTAAATGAAGCATGCCCGCTGACTGATGACAATCCGCCATTTGATTTCGGAATTTTCTATCAGGCTTTGTCATCTGGCATAGTTTTTTCGATGAAGTTTGTGACTAAATATTGCTACTGTTTATGGTGGGGACTCCAGAATTTAAGGTGAATTTACTTTTATGCTCAGCTAATGTTCTTCTGATATCATTTGCTTCAGTGTCTCTTATCTTTCACGGGCAATGCCTAAGGAATGAAAACAAACCGAAAACATGTACTCCCTCGTTTcaatgtttcaaaaaaaaaaagcatagtTCCATTTCTggcaactctttaatttcaactttccacatgatatGTTTAAgacacaagattaaagaacattttggtacattctacATATCAATAGTTTAAGAATACAAGATTTAGAAGTCTTCTTCACTTTCTTAAACTCCGGGCTAAGTCGAAACCAGGCAGACAAATTGAAATGGATGGAGTATTGGTTTGACGGAGGGTGTAGTGTTTCCCTGTTACTGAATCATGACAGCCCATTATTAAATGTGAAATAGACGATACGGTTCTAGTGGAGTTATCGAGGTTGTAAGACAAGTAGATAATCTCCTAATTGtatatattccagtattatatGCTTCTTTTGATTCATATAGTCTATTCACTATTTGGTAGATCAATACTATTGGCTGGATTTTCGTTTACTTATTAGTTCTCTACCCAGAGGACtagagaaaaaaagaagtgaCTCGTCTGGAGTTCGGAAAACTAATTAAATGAATATTTACGTTATTTTGCTTTTTAAATTTTACGGTACATTAATTGGTAATAAACCTTCGGTAAACTTGTACTAATAGTATTCCGTTTTCTTCATGTTTTGTTTGTGCAGTACCCTTGGACAGGGACTTAAAACTAGCACATTTCCCGGGGAGTCTTTATTCTCTATTGCGCTGGCAATACTCGGGCTCATTCTCTTTGCTCTGTTGATTGGTAACATGCAGGTAATGACCGAATGTTAGTAATGTAGCTTCCGAACTGACATTATCTTATAGAGATTTCTTGTCATTTTGTTACGAATAGAAAATTGTTCCGCTAGATGttcattttatgatttccaattcTTTAAAGTGTTTCCGGTAGTGGCAGTATGTACTCATCAAAGAGTTTGGTATTTTGCTATCACAGACGTACCTTCAGTCTCTTACCATTCGACTTGAAGAGATGAGAGTTAGAAGGCGTGACTCAGAACAGTGGATGCATCACCGGTTGCTTCCACAAGATCTTCGAGAACGGGTTAGGGGCTATGATCAGTACAAATGGCAAGAAACACGTGGAGTGGATGAAGAAAATATCGTTCAGAATTTGCCCAAGGATCTCCGGAGGGATATTAAGCGTCATCTTTGTCTGGCTCTAGTGAAGAGGGTAACTAAATTATATATTCTGGTTCTTACGTTATATTTGTTCCGCCCACTTTGAATCAACTTGTCTCATAGTGATCACGGTAGTATGGTTCTTCGATGATACAGAGCCCTCATTGTGATAAAATACATCCCTCCTCCTATAGAAAAATCTCGTCATATTTTACAAATCAGCTTGTCTCATAGTGATCATGATAGTATGGTTCTCGTTGATACAGAGGCCTCAACAACGATGGCCtacccaatgtaatcccacaagtggggactggggagggtagagtgtacgcaaacatTAACGTACCTCATAGagatagagaagttgtttccCGTAGACCCTCGGCTTATAATGATACAGAGGCCTCATCTAGATAAAATACGTTCGTCCTTTCTATAGAAAAAATCTCTCATCATATTTCACAAATCAACTTGTTTCGTAGTGATCATGGTAATACATCCGTCCTTTCTATAGAAAAATCTCTCGTCGTAGGACACAACATGCCTCAGCTCCTTATTACGACGCGGTATTCTCTTGGTCTTGATAGTGTTCTCTCTCGTATTTCATGTTTCTTAGTTCTTGCTAGATTCCAGTGGTATAATGGCGGTAATGGAAATGTCCACTTCACATTTCACGATCCAGGCGTGTTTCTAAAGAGAGCAATCGAGCGTTCATTTTAGGACTCGGGGAATCGATTCTGTTGCTGCTTTGTTAAGAGCTGTAATATTCGTTTGTTGATTTTCAGGTGCCTCTATTTGCGAATATGGAGGAGAGATTGCTCGATGCAATTTGTGAGCGTCTAAAACCATGTTTGTACATCGAGAACACTTACCTTGTTCGAGAAGGAGATCCAGTGGATGAAATGCTCTTTGTTATACGAGGTCGCCTTGAGAGTGTGACAACTGATGGTGGAAGAAGCGGTTTCTTCAACCGCAGTTTGTTAAAAGAATCCGACTTCTGTGGAGAAGAACTTCTTACGTGGGCACTCGATCCAAAATCAGGTTCTAACCTCCCGTCTTCTACTCGTACAGTAAAAGCTCTAACCGAGGTAGAGGCTTTCGCTCTAATAGCAGATGAGTTGAAATTCGTCGCAAGTCAGTTCAGAAAACTCCACAGTAGACAAGTTCAGCATACGTTCCGTTTCTATTCCCAGCACTGGAGAACCTGGGCTGCTTGCTTCATCCAAGCAGCATGGAGGCGATACACGAAAAGGAAACTTATGGAACTTCAAAGGAAAGAAGACGAGGAAGCAGAAGCGTTAGCCGGGGCTAGTAGCAACGTGGCTGGAGCTTCGTTTAGTATTGGCGCAACATTCTTGGCATCGAAATTTGCAGCTAACGCTCTCCGAGGCATTCACAGGAATCGAAATCTCAAGACTGCTAGGGAGTTGATGAAGCTGCAAAAGCCTCCAGAACCTGATTTCAGTGTAGATACTGagtgatttttttgttgttgtaactGCTCATACTGTGCTTGTCTTATTGCTACATTACTTATGTAAGAGTTTAACTTCTATATACTGATCGTGTAAATAAATTTTTACGCTAAAAGCTCGCGTATTCGctgctgaatttgttgttgttgtaccgCATAAATGTAATTGACCGTGACTTCGAAGCCATAGATAGAACACCTGGTAAAAAGATCCAATCTTGACTGATGTAAAATACCGCGATTTCGATCTTGTTCAACAAAATCACCAGTAAAACAACAAAACCCAAAGTTACATCTCTTGCACCTTTTTAAGTTTTACCTATTATGGTACCACCAAAGTGAACATGATCTCCACCAAGTAACGAAgccagaattttcattgagggggttcagaagtaagCATACGAACTAGCCGAATAAGATTCAACAGCtactatatatacacaaaaaaaaaaaaaaaaattaaccatgTAAACGTAGCATAAAAGTAATACTATAATTTTCCGTCGAAGAAGGGCGGCTCCGCGCCCGTCTCCACCGAACTTAAATAAAcagcaaacaacaacaacatacccaacaacatacccaatatagtCCCACAAGTTTAGCAGGTAGAGAGaccaatagaccctcggctcgagGAAAAACCAAACATACACAAAACACAAATAAGAGAAACAATAAATTTCATTCCAAAAGGCAattttaggcattttataaatcaagaaaacaagaaaGAAGCTACAGTATACTCCAATCTGTCTAAGAAGATCAAAATGCCCCAACTATTGCCTTTACTTTTCTTCCACCATTTTCACCCCAAATTTATTCATAAAACTTGATGCATTTCTTTACTCAAAACATCATCAGTCCCTTGAGATAAAACAACCTCATATGTTTAGCAACGATGCGACGTCTTGACTGGCTTTAGTTTGTAGAGTTCTTCAGCACCCATTCCACCAAAGTTGAAACACCAAACCCTGTGGCATTTTTCTTTTTATCGCTCCAGACAGGACCAGCTAAGTCGATATGCATCCATTGGACCTTCTCGTCAACAAACTGTAAAACGAAAACCAAATGTCATATTTCTTGTCTCAAAGATTTATCCTTTGTAACAGCAAATTGAAATGAAGTAGGAACAGCACAAGTTCCTAGTGACGTACAATATGTAGGTGGAAAAAGAAGGCCCTTAGTGTTTCTATAATGTCTCAACTTCCCGTCCTTGTTGCTTTCTTTTATTTATGATGTTAGAAGAAATTTTTGGTTCTACTGAACATAAGCTTCGATCGCTGCTAGAACAGAAACTCCAGATCATTCTTATTCCCATGAAATATGAAATGCTTATGAGTAGGCGCGGCATTGTATTCTTCATGCCCACAAAGATTTTCATTACGCAGAAACTGCTGAACTATATTGGGGTATACAACGCACGCTTACTCATATGAAGGTTTCAAGCAAGAATTTTCTTGGGGTTACTTTGTAAATTCCATAATCATGCGGGCAAAAGTTTGGTTCAGACTAAATTTTACGTTAACCAATGCAGAAAAAGTAGTGATCAGACAGTTACCTGCTTGAGGAAGAGAGCAGCAGTAATTGCACCACCTTGACGACCTCCAGTGTTCACCATATCGGCCACTCCTGATTTCATATTGTCCCAGTAACTCTCCTCCATAGGCATCCTCCATAGCTTTTCACCACTTACCTCGGAAGCTGCAACAACCTCCTTTGCTAGGTCGTCGCTAGGAGTAAAAATACCTGAATTTTATATACAAGATATTCAGTCGAAGTTCGTTCCAGTAGACTACAAATTCAGAGCTAATACATCAAAGATACACCGTAGCATCTTGCTTTATCTTCAGTGAACGTGCATTCAAAGTAATAAATGTATAAACTAGAACATTAAATGGTAAACGAACCATCAcgtaaactgaaaataaaaaagaagaggcACAAGCATATATACCAGCAATTGAAGGTCCAAGAGCAACTACACAAGCACCAGTTAACGTTGCCAGATCAACTATCTGCATTCAATCGAACATGTCGTTAACACATGCCAAGGTCCTGAGTTAAGTTCTAATTACCGTACAACGCTATCTTAGCAAAGAGTGATGTTTGAAGATCAAAGGAAAGGATCTCATTACATTTTTTGTTATTAGAAATCCAAAAACTCTTTTGATAGCCATGACGTCAAATTTTGGTTATTTAGAAAATACAGACCTTGTTAAAAAAATTGCCTTTCCAACTCATGTCGTGTCGCTCTTTCAAAATGGTGTTCGTGTctattaaattatgtattcatgaaacAATAACATTGACCAATGAAAGTTCACAAGTTCCAGATTACGTATTCAGGGAAAAACTTTCACTTTTGGGTTGTGAAGTGGTAAAGAGAAGTGCGGGAGATATATTAAATGGTAAAAAGTCTAAAGTGATCTACGAAAGAGACAGATGCGTAATAACAATGTTTAATTAATACCTTTTCTGCACCTTGGTTACAGGCATATACCAAAGCATCGGCAAGTGTGAGCCTACCCTCAGCATCGGTGTTGTTAACCTATACAATGAAGATGAATGCACCAATAAAAACCCcgaagaagaaagaaaatcttTCGACAAAATAAAGGCTA from the Capsicum annuum cultivar UCD-10X-F1 chromosome 9, UCD10Xv1.1, whole genome shotgun sequence genome contains:
- the LOC107840869 gene encoding LOW QUALITY PROTEIN: probable cyclic nucleotide-gated ion channel 5 (The sequence of the model RefSeq protein was modified relative to this genomic sequence to represent the inferred CDS: inserted 1 base in 1 codon) — protein: MFDYVSKSQDLGGQQKMFVRLDDLDCGLTLASASXTANECGFVMQALKHSGLATSSPSRSFKRGMRKGSEGLKSIGRSLGFGVSKAVFPEDLKVSEKKIFDPQDKILLLWNKLFVVSCILAVSVDPLFFYLPVFDNKSKCLQIDRKLAVIATTLRTVVDAFYLIHIALQFRTAYIAPSSRVFGRGELVIDPGQIAKRYLRSYFILDLLAVVPLPQIVAGRFLRRSTGSDVLATKQALLYIILLQYIPRFVRVIPLTAELKRTTGVFAETAWAGAASYLLLYMLASHIVGSFWYLLSVERYDTCWERACKHNSKCNTDFLYCGNQDMTGYNAWSIISESVLNEACPLTDDNPPFDFGIFYQALSSGIVFSMKFVTKYCYCLWWGLQNLSTLGQGLKTSTFPGESLFSIALAILGLILFALLIGNMQTYLQSLTIRLEEMRVRRRDSEQWMHHRLLPQDLRERVRGYDQYKWQETRGVDEENIVQNLPKDLRRDIKRHLCLALVKRVPLFANMEERLLDAICERLKPCLYIENTYLVREGDPVDEMLFVIRGRLESVTTDGGRSGFFNRSLLKESDFCGEELLTWALDPKSGSNLPSSTRTVKALTEVEAFALIADELKFVASQFRKLHSRQVQHTFRFYSQHWRTWAACFIQAAWRRYTKRKLMELQRKEDEEAEALAGASSNVAGASFSIGATFLASKFAANALRGIHRNRNLKTARELMKLQKPPEPDFSVDTE